The nucleotide window ATCAATCGCGTCAGGCAGGGCGCGCAAGAGATTCCTGCGCCGCTGGCGCACTTTGGAGCCAAGCCAGAAGTCGGGCAGCAGAAAGCCTATCGTGCCCAGCACGATCAGGAGCAGTACGGTAGCGAGGAAGCCAGCGCCGCCCACGAAGCCAATCACCAGGGCCAGCCCGGCCAACACGGCGGCGACCAGCCCTTTGATGCCCATAAAATCGGCAACCGTCAGGTTATTGGGGTTGCCGCCATGCAGCAGGCGCTTCTGAGCGTTCTCCATCACGTTGGTGGGCGTATTGCGCGACACCAGCCGCGAAAGCTGCTGCAACAGCGGGCGAAAGAATCGCTCGGAAATGGGCTGCTCAAACTCCAATTCTTCCAACGAGCGGGGGCGCGGGGCAAACTCGCGCAGGCGCTGTTCCATCGGCTTGGGGCGGCTGCTCCCTGCCACCCCGAAGACCACCAGCAGCACCCCAAAGAAGGCGAGAAACATCGCCAGAACAGGTAGAAGGTCTTTTAGCATAATCTGGCTCCCTCGTCTTCTGAACGCTTAGACCTCAATATTGACGATCTTGAGAATCACAAAAAATCCAGAGATAATCATTACCAGGCTGCTTCCGATCAGGCAGATGCCGCACCAGTGCGTCTCAGTAAACAGCCGCAGCATGTAGGTGGGGTTAATGGCAAAAAGGATCAGCGCCAGCGCAATAGGCATGGCCGCAATGATATAGCCAGAGTACTGCTGCTGGGATGTCAGGACTTTGATCTCGCCCTTTAGTTTCACGCGCTCGCGGATGGTGCTGGAGATGGTATCCAGAATCTCGGCCAGATTCCCGCCGACTTCGCGCTGTACGTTAATGGCCGTGACCATCAGTTCCAGGTCATCGGACTGAATGCGCCGCACCAGATTTGCCAGCGCCTCCTCTGGCGAGAGGCCCAGGCCCACTTCACGCACCACCCGCTCGAACTCCATAGACATTGGCGGGCGCGCCTCCCGCGAGACGAGTTCCATCGCCTGGAGCAAGCTGTAGCCAGAGCGCAGCGAGTTTGCCAGCAGCGTGATTGTATCGGCAAGCTGGTTATTGAAATCCCGCAGGCGTGCCGAACGCTTGCGGCTGACGTAGAGACGCGGCAGCGCAATCGCTCCGAAGATCAGCACCAGGCAAATGACGACGTTTCTCGTGACCAGCCCGATGAGGATGGCTATACAGACAAAGACAGCGACAGCCACCAGATATTCGCCAACTGTAATCTTGAGGTTCGCTCTGGCAAGATCACGAGCCAGCCGCTGGGCAAAGGTCTGGCGGCTTACCGCGCGATCCACCATGCCTGCTATTTGCAGCCCTCCGCCTCCTGCTTGCTTTCCCGCGTTCAGTGGGGCGTTGCGCGCTCCAAAGGCTTCTAACCGGCTGCTGATGGAGGATCGTTGGCGGACAGCAGCTCGGCGAAGTCCGGCGAAGATCAGCAGGATGCCCAGCATCATCATCCCTGCCAGCCCAAAGATCATAAGTTGCTGCATGGCGCCTTCTCCTTAGAGCAGGGGCGTGTATTCGCCCCTTACCACATGTTGCCATAGCCAAAAATGGAGGGCGGCAGGTGAATGCCAGCGACCTCGAACGTCTCCTGAAAGCGCGGGCGAATCCCCGTAGGCCGCAGGCGTCCCTGGATACGGCCATTTTCGACGCCAGTTTGCTCAAAGACGAAAATATCCTGCATGACCACCACATCGCCTTCCATCCCCTGCACTTCGGCGATATTGACGATCTTCCGGCTGCCATCTTTCATACGCGATTCATGCACAATCAATTGAATAGCCTTGGAAACCTGCTCGCGGATCGCCCGATGGGGCAGGTCCATGCCTGCCATCAAGACCATCGTTTCCAGACGCGCCAGGGTGTCACGGGGGCTGTTACTGTGCAGGGTGGTCAGTGAGCCGTCGTGGCCGGTATTCATGGCCTGGAGCATGTCCAGCGCCTCGCCGCCGCGCACCTCACCGACGATAATGCGATCTGGCCGCATACGCAGGGCGTTGCCCACTAATTCGCGGATGGAGATGCGCCCCTTGCCTTCGATGTTGGCCGGGCGGCTTTCCAGGGTGACGACATGTTCCTGGCGCAACTGCAATTCGGCGGCGTCCTCAATGGTCACGATGCGCTCGTCGTTGGGGATAAAGCTGGACAGCACGTTCAAGAGCGTCGTCTTGCCAGAGCCGGTGCCGCCGGAGACTACGAGGTTCAGCCGCACCTGCACGCAGGCGCGCAGGAACTCGATCATATCCTGGGTCAGCGTCCCAAAGCGCACCAGATCATGTTCGGTAAAGGGCGTCTTGGAGAACTTGCGGATGGTCAGGACGGGGCCAACCAGCGAGAGCGGCGGGATAATCGCGTTCACGCGCGAGCCATCGGACAGGCGCGCGTCCACCATTGGCGAGCTTTCATCACAGCGCCGCCCCAGCGGAGAGATGAT belongs to Ktedonobacterales bacterium and includes:
- a CDS encoding CpaF family protein; the encoded protein is MALLKRFGDAPSTNGGRPGGPGLDSGLLSGGAPPAPGAYGLPELPPQARTALSAGNANVALSRENSFYELKTKVQNMLIAELDPKIDLSQTAQVRRTIEELFTLILDQQGIVLTRVDRMRLFEAITAEILGLGPIEPLLNDESVTEIMVNGPKQVYVEQGGRLYKTDIHFKDDDHVMRVIDRIISPLGRRCDESSPMVDARLSDGSRVNAIIPPLSLVGPVLTIRKFSKTPFTEHDLVRFGTLTQDMIEFLRACVQVRLNLVVSGGTGSGKTTLLNVLSSFIPNDERIVTIEDAAELQLRQEHVVTLESRPANIEGKGRISIRELVGNALRMRPDRIIVGEVRGGEALDMLQAMNTGHDGSLTTLHSNSPRDTLARLETMVLMAGMDLPHRAIREQVSKAIQLIVHESRMKDGSRKIVNIAEVQGMEGDVVVMQDIFVFEQTGVENGRIQGRLRPTGIRPRFQETFEVAGIHLPPSIFGYGNMW
- a CDS encoding type II secretion system F family protein yields the protein MLKDLLPVLAMFLAFFGVLLVVFGVAGSSRPKPMEQRLREFAPRPRSLEELEFEQPISERFFRPLLQQLSRLVSRNTPTNVMENAQKRLLHGGNPNNLTVADFMGIKGLVAAVLAGLALVIGFVGGAGFLATVLLLIVLGTIGFLLPDFWLGSKVRQRRRNLLRALPDAIDLLSISVEAGLGFDAALNRLVEKTQNELAYEFGRVIAEMRVGVPRREALRALAERTGIQELGIFVTAIIQAEQLGASISSVLHIQSAEMRIRRRQRAEVLAHQAPIKMLFPMAFLIFPPMFVVILGPSIPTVTHIFLPHLFL
- a CDS encoding type II secretion system F family protein, which translates into the protein MQQLMIFGLAGMMMLGILLIFAGLRRAAVRQRSSISSRLEAFGARNAPLNAGKQAGGGGLQIAGMVDRAVSRQTFAQRLARDLARANLKITVGEYLVAVAVFVCIAILIGLVTRNVVICLVLIFGAIALPRLYVSRKRSARLRDFNNQLADTITLLANSLRSGYSLLQAMELVSREARPPMSMEFERVVREVGLGLSPEEALANLVRRIQSDDLELMVTAINVQREVGGNLAEILDTISSTIRERVKLKGEIKVLTSQQQYSGYIIAAMPIALALILFAINPTYMLRLFTETHWCGICLIGSSLVMIISGFFVILKIVNIEV